The following is a genomic window from Nitrososphaerota archaeon.
GTCCTCTTCGGTCCGTCGAGGTCGATGACGAAGTCTCTTGTGGGGGAGAGGGGCCTGACTCCTGCGTAGGCCCTGACGAACGCCCCTTCCCTCTTCAGGAGGGGGCTGAACTTCGTGCGGAGCGCCTCCAAGTCCTCCTCGGTGTAGGCTCTTTCCGCCTCGGACCCCGCTATCCTGAGAGTGGGGCCGACTATCGTGGTGCCGTCTGTGGCCGGGATGATGGCGCCGCCTTTGGTCCTCGTGCCCAGGGCCACGGGGAGCGGCGCGACTATGCTGTGCAGCTGCAACCCCGAATAGACCGCCATCACGCCGAGACCGGGCAGGTGCCGCCCCAGGGGGGACCCGAGCATCTCCGCCACCTCGTCGGAGCGAAGACCCGCGGCGTTCACCACGAACGCTGCCGCGATCTCGCCTCCGGTCGTCTTGAGCAGGACCTCTCCTTCCCCTCGTTCGACGGCCACCAGTTCGGAGCCGAACTTGAACACGGCGCCAAGCCCCTCCGCCGCCTGCTTCAGGCGGGAGACGAGGGAAGTGACGTCGACAGTTCCGTAGCCGTGCACCACTATCCCCGCCGTCACGCTGTCCGAGAGCTCATCCTCGACCTTCCTCAGGCTGCCTCCACGCATGAGCTGCGTCCTGAACTCCCCCTTGAGGCTCAGCTTGAGGTAGAGGTACGCTGCGAAGAGGACGGGGAGCCTCGACCACCCCGTGACCACGAGGACGGCGGGCATCCGGTCCAGCCTTACCCCCAGCTCGGCGCAGAGCGCGTCGTACATCTTGTTCCCCTTCCGCGCGAGCTTGCTTTTTGTGGAGCTGAACGGGAGCTGGACCACATGGATGACGTTCGCCTGGCCGGCTGTGACGCCCGCGCCAGGACCCGCCTCCTTCTCTATGACGACCACCCGCCTGCCTGCCTTCGAGAGCCTGTGCGCTATGGTGAGCCCCACTACCCCTGCCCCGATCACAGCGACGTCAGCTGTTTGCCGGCTGACAGCCGTGCGCCATCACCCTGCCGTCGTGGTCACGATCGACCAGACAGGATGGACTTCGGTGCCGTAGCCGTGGTCTGTGTCCAGGACGAGCGCGCCTGTTATCGTGATCCTGTCTCCCGGCTTGATCGAGGCGAGGACGCCAGCCAGCGACTGCTGCTGCGACGGCACCACTTCGACGTGGAGGAGGCCGCCTTCAAGGACGACGTTGCCGAGGGAGAGAAGATAGGAGTACTGGGGGTCGACCTTTATGTCGATGCCGAAGTCGTTGTCGTTCGCCGGCCCCGATGTCGGTGAAAGCCCTTCGACCACCCCGCTGACTGTGATGCACGTGCTCAGGACCCTCAACCTCTGGGGCCCCCAGACACCGTCCTGGACGGTGCCTCCTCCGGCGACGTTTCCCTGCATGCAGGAGGCCGAAGAGTTGGACTGTATCCATTGGGATGACGAAAGCGAGTCCGGGTAGAGCGGATAGAAGTCGTTGCGCGCGTTGTATGACGAGGCCCCCGCCCCGCTCGCGAGAGCCAGCGGCGTCCCCAGGAGCGCGAAGGCTATCAGGAGGGCAGGGAGCTTCCCATGCACGCTCTTCCTGAGGGCCAGGTAGGCCGCCCCGGCGAGGGCGACCGCGCCCACCAGGGTTGCCTGCGGTATCCAGAACGGGCTGGCGGAAAGGAAGATGCAGAAGGTCGCGACCATGGTGGCGCCCCCTACCAGGAGCGAGCCACGCCGACCATCCCTCACGGAGCTGGCGAGGATGTAAGCCGGGAGGATGAAGACGGCGTCGAAGAAGGTCAACGCGGTGCTTGATGCGTCGCCACCGTAGAAGGCGAACCCCAGAATCGTCGCGAGGACGGTTCCAAGCAGGACCGAGCTCACGGAAGCGCCGAAGGCGCCCATGCGCCGCCGCAGTTTCGAAAGGGCGTAGACCTGCACGGTCCTGACCACGACAGCTCCGACTATGACCAGCGTGAACGCAGAGTGGGTCAGTCCCGTCAGGGACATCGCGGCGGCGCTGCCGATGAGGAAGACCGCGGTGGCAGGGACCGGGTCCAGCAGGAGGCCGGCAGTGAGCATGCCGAAGGCGCTGATCCCGTACCCGAAGAAGAGGAGAGGGGCGTTCCCTATGGTTATGGAGGTGACGAACACCAACGCGCTGACGAAGAGGTACTCGACGCTGCTTCTCCGGTTCGTCCGGTGTCACCGCTCCATTTTCTGGGCCCTTGGCCAACTCCGCCCTTCCGCGTCATATAACCTCCTCGCCGGCCGTGCGCCTGGCTCGGGCTGCCTGCGGTCACTCCTTGAACTTCGGAGCCAACGGCGTGGCCCTGACCAGCCGCTTGACGTCCTCGCCCGCGCGACCGTCGAAGACGATCCTCTGGCTGCGCCAGAAGCCAGCCCCCAGGTCGAGCAGGAGGTCGCTGGACATCATCACCTTCTTCACCTTGACTTCCTTGACCTCGTCGTAGGGGAGCTTCGACTTCGCCGCGCTCAGGAGGCCAGGAGGCAACGCGCCCCCCTTGATCTGGACCACCGGCTTGTCGGCGACCCGCTTCTTCAGGTTCCCCCACATCCTCATCCCGACCAGCCCGCCCAGCCCGGAGAAGGTCGCAGGGTTGGCCGCTTCGAAGAGCCAGGCTATGGTGGTCGGCAGCATGCTCACGCTGGTAGCGAGCTCGCTCATCTTGGATATCGGGACCTGCAGCACCTGCCGGTCAGTGAAGACGACGGAGCGGACGGTGTAGTCGGGAGACTCGGCAGCGTAGTGGATCGCCCCGATGATCGTTTCATCTCCCCCGCTCAATGCTACGTTCTGAATATGTTTGATATTTAAGAAATCTAAGAGAACTTCTGCAAGTGACTTTGCAAGGTCGGCTTCTTTGGAAAGGATATAATCCCTAACAGGTTAGGGATTTGGGGCATTGAGGAAGTTCCGGGACTCGAAGAGGTCTGCATTCCTGGTCGCTTCTCTGCTCGTCGCATCAGCCTTCGGCACGGTCGCGCTCGCCGGGTCGACCAACGCGACGGCCCTCAGCACGCAAACGGTTGCGCTCATGACGACTGACGGGTCGTCGGCGTGCCCGCTCCTGTCGCCTTACGCGACCTGGACCCCGGCCACCGACACCTGCCTCGTCGCGGCACCTTTAGACGTGTTAGCTGGCGAGACGCTTGACGTAGGGACAGGGGTGACCTTGACCTTGCAAGCGGGAAGCACCGGCTTGAGCAACCTTGGTACCGTCAACAATGAAGGGTACATCAACGGGGACGGAAACCCCGGCATAAAGAATAACGGGACCATCAACAACGCAGGGATAATCAACGTGACGTCCGGCGCCTCTGAAGGCGTCGCCAACGGAGGGACCATCGACAACGCAGGGACGCTCATCGGCATTTCCGGCGTCGGCAACGCCGGCGTTGGTCAGGTCGAAGTCGTCGCATTAGCCGGCATCTCAAACTTCGGGACCATCAACAACGCAGGGACGCTGAACGGGACCGCCATCCATGGTACCACAGGCATCTACAACGCTCCCAGCGTGTCATTCTACATAAACAACGATCTTTTCCACACGGCTCCGGGCGTGATCTTCGACTACTGCGGGGTCGCCCCCACATCCATCCCACCCTTGACTGGCGTCGAGCCGACCGGCGTGTCGTGCTACGTCGTGACGTTCGACCAGAGCGGCATCCCGGCCGGTGTAGCCTGGGGGCTCTCGGCATCATGGGGGCCCTTCGTCATCCCTCTGAACAGCACCACGGACGGCGGGAGCGTCGTCTTCGGCGTGAACACGACCCTGGGGTCCCTCGTCTACTCCTACAAAGCGCCGTCTGCCACCCCCGGAACGCAGTATGACTGCGTCTCTGGGTGCAGAGGGACAGACAATGTAGGGGCGGCAACGGCCTTCAGGGCGACGTTCGCGTCGGCCCTCCCGGAGACCTTTTTGGTGCTCCAGTCGGACTTCTCGACCCTCCAGTCGGACCTGATGTCGAACTTCACCAGCATATCGGGCGGCATCAGCGGCATCCAGTCAGGGCTCTCAGGCGTCTCAACTGCACTCTCGGGGATCTCGACGGGTCTGGCGTCGGGATTCTCCACCGTAGAGGCCGGCATCTCCACTGTAGAGTCTAGCATAACTGCTCTGGAGTCGAGCGTCTCGTCACTCTCGACATCGGTCGCCAGCGGCTTCTCCACGGTGGACGCCGACCTCGCAGGCATCTCGTCGCAGGTCAGCGCGCTCCAGGCCAGCATCGCGAAGCTGGCCCAGACCCCCCAGATGACCGTGGGGAGCGGCGCCAGCGTCCTCACCCCGTCCTCCCCCGCCGCGACGATCTACGCGAGCCCGTCTGGGAGCCTGGGGACGGTCACGCTCACCATGAACACCACCGGCGTCGGGACCAAGGACGTTGTGACGGTCATGGTCTTCACGGACCCGAGCAACCCGACGGTCTACCTCCTGCAGACCGTGGCGTCCAAGGGAGACAACCCCCTGTTCACCACGACGGTCGCAGCTTGGAAGGTGGAGGTGGTGTCGTCCTTCGGGGACAAAACGACGGCCATCACGGTCAACTGGGCATACACGGCCAGCGCTCCGCCGTCATAGAACGAGAGCGGACAGGCTTAGGGGGACCTGCGAGTCCTCCGCGGCACCTGCAACCGGAGCAGGCGCCCGCGCCGAACGAGAAGCGCCCGGTCCCTGCCGAGCCCTACGTCGCTTCCGATGCGAGCTTGATGTAAGACTCATTCCTCACGGCAGCCACCAGGGCCAGCCCCGCGCCGCAGTCGGGGATTAGACCCTTGTTGCGGAGCGCAGGCGGCGGAGAGCGCATTTAAGCCCCCCCGGCAGGCATCGGTCCTGGGTTGTGGGACATCCTCTACGCCATCGACGCCTCCTCCAGCATGGCCGACGTCCACAGGTCCCCCAGGGGGACCAGCTTCGTCAAGATGGACCTGGTGAGGGAGACCATAGCGGGGCTGCTCGGGAGCGGCCAGCTCCCCTTCGGCAGCAGGCTCGGGGTGATGACGTTCCAGGCGCCCACCCGGCTCGGAGGGATGTTCCTGAAGGGAGGGCAGGACATGACGAGGGAGGTGATACCCGTCACCCGGGCCGACGCCCTGACGAAGGAGGGGATGCAGTCCAAGATGAACGCCATCGAGACCAGCGGGGCCACCCCGTCAGGGATAGCCATCGAGGACGGGCTGAAGCTCCTCTACGCGGCCGAGGACGGGCCCCTGAGGAGGATAAAGAAGCTCGTGATGATAACGGACGAGAAGTCCAACGTGGGGCCGAAGCCGGACAGGGTGGTGAGCGACAAGGTGGCCATGAAGGCGATCATCGACATAATAGCCATAGGAGCGAAGATCAACCTGGAGACCCTGCAGAAAGTCGCGGCCCGGACCGGGGGGAAGCTCATGGTCGTGGAGAGCGCCGAGGAGCTCCTGGCCGCGATGAAGCCGAGGATCGACGTGAGGGGCCTCGGCGTGGACGCGGGGCTCCTCGAGGACGTGACGAAGGCGGAGCACGCGCTCTCCGCCGCGAAGCCCCTGGGAGCCTCGTCCATGGAGTACAGGCAGGCGCTCGAGCGTGCGCGCGAGGTGAGGGCCAGGGCGAACAAGAGGCTGATGGAGGTCCTGATGAACAAGGCCCAGGCCGACTCAGACGTGAAGGTGATAGTGTCCCAGCTGAGCAAGGGGATGTCTATGGCCGACTACGCGAGAAGGATCTGGCCGCGCGCGTCCGAGCTGGACCAGGTCGAGAAGGTGGAGAAGGAGCTCCGGGGCGCCACGGATAGACTGGCCGCCTAGGTCTGGGACGGGGTCAGCGCGGAGTCGGCGCCGGTCCGGCCCTGGAGGTCAGCGACCTCCTCGTCAGCAGGTAGGCCGCCAACACGCCTGCTATGAGGACGAACACCGCAGCGGACTGGAACGGGAACTCTGGGATGGAGCTGCCGGTCGTGGTGTTCGCGGTGGCGCTCTGAGTGGTGGAGACCGTCCCCACGCTGAAGCTCATGGGCGCCAGGGCCGACCCGTTCACGTTTATCCAGGTGGCAGACGTGGAAGTCTGCGAAGAGGGAGCCGGCACCCCCGAGGGGATGGTCAGCTTGCCGCCCCCGGTCGTCTGAATCGTCATGTTGACCTGGGTGGTCCCGATGGCGTCGAAGAACCCGGACTCGTCGAACTGTCCGCTGGAGACGGGCACGGTCGGGTTGAGGACGAGCCCGCCGAGCTTGAACTCGGTCTTCACCAGTCCGCTCGAAGACTGGTTCGTCTGCGCGTTGAAGGTG
Proteins encoded in this region:
- a CDS encoding FAD-dependent oxidoreductase — translated: MIGAGVVGLTIAHRLSKAGRRVVVIEKEAGPGAGVTAGQANVIHVVQLPFSSTKSKLARKGNKMYDALCAELGVRLDRMPAVLVVTGWSRLPVLFAAYLYLKLSLKGEFRTQLMRGGSLRKVEDELSDSVTAGIVVHGYGTVDVTSLVSRLKQAAEGLGAVFKFGSELVAVERGEGEVLLKTTGGEIAAAFVVNAAGLRSDEVAEMLGSPLGRHLPGLGVMAVYSGLQLHSIVAPLPVALGTRTKGGAIIPATDGTTIVGPTLRIAGSEAERAYTEEDLEALRTKFSPLLKREGAFVRAYAGVRPLSPTRDFVIDLDGPKRTVNLVGIESPGLTAAPAIAELVEQMLPEAQP
- a CDS encoding VWA domain-containing protein, with the translated sequence MWDILYAIDASSSMADVHRSPRGTSFVKMDLVRETIAGLLGSGQLPFGSRLGVMTFQAPTRLGGMFLKGGQDMTREVIPVTRADALTKEGMQSKMNAIETSGATPSGIAIEDGLKLLYAAEDGPLRRIKKLVMITDEKSNVGPKPDRVVSDKVAMKAIIDIIAIGAKINLETLQKVAARTGGKLMVVESAEELLAAMKPRIDVRGLGVDAGLLEDVTKAEHALSAAKPLGASSMEYRQALERAREVRARANKRLMEVLMNKAQADSDVKVIVSQLSKGMSMADYARRIWPRASELDQVEKVEKELRGATDRLAA